A window of Phacochoerus africanus isolate WHEZ1 chromosome 11, ROS_Pafr_v1, whole genome shotgun sequence genomic DNA:
GCGTCTGGTACTGGTACAGCACGCCGGGGTCCCTCTCCATGCTCTGCGTGTGGTGGAGTTTCAGGCTGTGGCTCCTCTCTGGTTTAGGGGGAGGGACGACTGCCTGAGCGAGGTGTTCCTCTTCCTTGTAGCAGTCCCGGGAGTGTGTCTCGGGGGCAGGCGGCTGCCGAGCCCGAGGCCTCTCGGGCTCCTTGGAGAGCCTCGCCTCCTTGGGGTTCAGTCTTAAAGATTCCTGCCCTGATGTCATATATTTCCCTCCAGAGTTATGGTAACCGACCGGCTCCGAAGCGTCTGGAATCCCTTTGGGCCCGTAGTCCAACTGGCCACCTCCCTGGGGGTAAGGGGGCCCGTTTTTTCGATTCACATAATTGCCTATGGCTTGCTTCCTGGTGCACCCTGTGCTGGGGGAGACTGCAGCCCATGTCATGCAGCTTCCTGTTCCTGAGGCTACTCTGCTTCTGGGGGAGGGACGGCTTCTCTGACGGCCCGTTGCCATACCCGCCGTGGTGGTGGGCTCTGTCGAACTCTGGCTCGGGGTGCTTCCGATAGAAGCGGTCGTCTCCCTCGGGACTGACGGCCTTGGCTGGGTGccgcccctccttcccttccGCCACCGAGAgaagtccagttttcccaggatctGATTTACTCCGTAGGTGGATGACGTAGATCCCTCCCAGGTCGTCCTGCACTGCCGGGCTCATGTTGTCATACTGGGACACAACAGGCCCTTTCACCTTCTGCCGGGCACGGCTCTCTCTCCGGATGGACTGCATGCGGTACTTTTCCATGTCCTCCAGATCCCACGAGGTGTACGTGTGCTTTACGTCGGCGACCGGAGGCATGTTGACAACGTTGTGGTCGTTAGCAGAGAAATAGCCAGTCACGCTGGCCCGGGGACGTGGAGGCAAACCGGGGTAACTGTACCAGCTCTTTCCTTGCAGCCTAGGGTTGCAGAAAGCCACGTCGCGGCTGGCGAGGCGGTGGAGGGGCCTCAGCTGCACTGTGCCATAGGCGTCCACGTCGCACAGGGCCCCGTCTGGGCTGCAGTAGGAACTGGAAGAACTCGAGTACGGGCTGTAGCGGTAGTGCACCCGGCCGTTCTCAAAGTAGGGCTGGAGCTGTGTTACGTGATAATCCGAGCGGGCCTGCGAGGACTGATATGGCTTATACTGGTACAGGGGTCTCGGGCAGTAGGCTGGCTCGTCGTCTGGGGGCACCTCTGTCCGTGAAATGGGGACAGAGCGAATCATGGACGATGGAGGGGCGTGGAGAGACTGCACCCTGCGGATGGTGGGGTACGGGGGCATGTCTTCGGGGTAACAACTGGCCCGGACAGAGGAGCTCAGAGAGGACACGTACTCAGGGCGGCTGCACGGCTTCGCGTGGTGTCCAGACACGCTTCTTCCTGGGGCCACGTATGTGTTGTAACGGGGACCCATGGAGGCTGGCGGCTCCGACCTGGAGCCGTAGGCCTGGTGCTGCCCCACTTTTCTGTGATGCGGGGGCACACTCTGGGGCCGGTACTGGCAGTTTGGGGTCACACTGAAATGCAGACAGTTTTCTGGACCAAAGGGCTCAGGGGTGACATCAGGCCTGGCAGAGGTGGAATATGCCGTTTTCTGGGAGGCGTGCTTAGGTTGTGGGACAGGAAGGGGCAAAGGCAAAACGTCATCCCCAGAAGCCAAGGAAGCTGGGACAAAGGGACGGTAACCAGAGCTGCAGGGAGTGTCTGTGCTGCTGGAGTGCGCGGCCGCAGTGAGCTGGCTCTCCATGGTCCTGGTCGGGGGTGCGGGCATAGGAAAGCCACAGGGGGAGTGCGTGGGGACAGACTCTGCGCGCAGGTGCAGCGGGGGAGCCCTGGCACCTTCCCGCACCTTCTCGGGAAGGGCTGGCTGGAGAGCAGGAGCAGGGCCGGGACACTGCGCGGCAGCACCGCCCTCACCCACAAGGGCAGGTGCAGGATCACCCAAGGCTCTGGGTTCAGGCGGCCTCTCTGGAGCTGCAACTACTCCTTGGACCTATTGGAAGATGATAACATCATGAGTTTGTTGTTTATGCTCCCCTCCAAAGAACCAAACACTATTAAATTTATAACTCACAAGTGGAGGCTATTTGGGTAGCTTTTAAATTTCCCCAGCCATGTGGTGGCACTAGATAGGACAGAGGCTGACCTGACCACACTGCCATGAAAAGAAGGCCTGTAATTGCCACCTGATATAGCAGCCACCCCCATCTTCGGAGAGCTGTTCTGATTTATGATAAGTTTTAAATGTAAGATGAGGTTGCTCATGACACTATCTTAATGTGCAGACCAAAGCAGAATAACCATCAGGCTTAAAAAAATATACCCCTGGTCTGTCTAGCCCCAGTCTCAACACCAAGAACTTTTTGTTAAACAAAAAGAGTTGATTCTCTCTGGAGAGGTTCCTTAAGTGACTCACGGCTGCCCAGGGGGCAGTTTTAAGCCCCCCAGTCCAGGGAAGGACAAAGAAGAGACTTGTCTAAAGTGGCGTTCGATGCAGTCActgtctttccctccctcctgccgCTCCAGCTTAGTCTGTGGCAGAAGAGGCCAAACACAGTCATAACTGCAACACTGCAAATACACTCTCCTGGAGAAGCTGTCGCTAGAAACAGCAGTCTCCACGATAGATATTGAAGTTCTACTAGTTCGAACGGACCACAAAAAGCCCTGGGGCGCTTTTTTAAAATCCGAGAAAATTAGGAAGAAATCTTAGCATTCTGCATATAACATTCTCATCAAGACAGATGCTTGACTACAGAACAATCTGCTGGTTAATGctgagaaaatgacaaaaagtccTAAGACCCTGGAACCTCTGGCATTTCTAAAAAGTCTGTAAGGCAGAAAGTCTTACAGATGTCCTCCCACCAATAAAGAGCTTTCGTCCTGCAGACATGAATAACTGGAGAGGTGGTGAGatgacttgcccagagtcacaagGAGTCAGTGAAGGAGCTGGGAAAAAAACGCTGCAACCCTGACACCGAAGCCCCAATGTGACCTGTTCCTTGAGAGTCTCCTTGTATTTCTATGAAGAAACTACCTACAGGCTTTAGAAACTAAAGGGAGAAGGTATAGTTAGAACACAGCCAGCAAGTGACAACTGCTCCTTTTTCCGAGAAAAACCAGCATCAAGGTAAATGCAGATCCCAAGCTCAGATGGGAACTGTTTCATGGAAACCTGTCACGAGACTTAAAAACAGATGTCAGCGCTAACTCAAGGTGACAACACACCTGCTGAAAAGCAACGTATCTTTGGAAAACATCGTACTTCATCTCACTGACTCCCCCTTCTTACCTTGTGGGGGTTGTTTAATCCTATACTGGCTGCTGCTTGTACCTGCCCCGAGACTGCCAGCTGCTCCGAGGGTCTCTGGGAAGGAGGCGGGGGAAGGGGACGGTGAGCTCTGTGGGCGCGCTGAAGGGTGGCGGCAACAAACTCCACAGCGGTGGGTTGCTCAACCACATCCCAGCTGGCATCCCTGGAGCTGCCTTCAGCTGCTGCTGGGGCGGTGCTCACGTAAGCCAGGGCAGCGGTGCTGGTATTCTCTTCAGGGGACCCAGAAGGAGGGTAGATTTTGTCCCGAGGCAAATGAGAAGTTGTGGGAGATTGGTCTGCAAGTTCTGAAGGGCGATGGGGCTTTTCCACACTTGCACCAAGATAAGGAGGCTGATCTCCACTGTAGAAATGGAGCTGAGGCTGATCCTGATCCACAAAGGAGACGGTCGGCCCACCGGTCTTCGCAAACTGGTCTTCAGGGAAGCCTCCGTGCTCATCAGGTTTAGGGTCTGCTGACGGAACTGAGGTGACTCTGGCCTTTTCTGGGTCCCCAGGTAAATAGACTCGATGCAGCTGACTGCCAGGTAAGTCTGCCGAGTGGGGCTGCTCCCCAGAGTCAGTGACACTGGAAGGGGCATACTCCCCAGTAGCTGCTGTCTCTGGAACTGGCTGGTCACAGTTCCCAGAGACCTGGTTCTGCAGGTGGAAGTGCTCTGCAGACCTCTCGGGTTGGAAATAGGCCTTATCTAGAGTAACGCTAGAGTAGGAAGCAGGCAGTGGATCTTCAGCTGCAGCCACTGCCAGGTCTCCATAAAGTGTACAAGCAGCCTGGGAAGTCCCTGGCCTCTTCAATGACTGAGTGGAGGCTTGCTGTGCAGACTCGGCTAACGCTAGTGCCAACAGGCGGGCAACATTTTTCGGAGGCGGTGGTGGTGGGATAAGAGAGACTGAACTGACAGGAACGGACTCCTGAGGGGAGTCATGGGTATCTGCTCCTGGTgggaaattgggaaaaaaaaaaaaaaaaacgacagtGAAAAGGTAGCGTGTGTTATCCTATACGGAAAGCCAAACCTTCCCCATTTGATCACTAAAAAAAGAGGTGCCTTCCATACTTCAAAATGGCAATCCGTGATCTTCTATCCCACATGCAAATGCTGTAGAAAACACATCTGGTTCAGAAGGAAAACTAGAACAAAAGAGCGTTTACGACTGCAATCCCTGTTTGGATTGCTACCGAGATGAGGGTGAAGCAGGTCCCTCATCTGGCTCAGAAAAGATTGCTTAGCAAACAAGCTTCAAGTGCTTTCAGATTGTTATTAAGAATAGGTTTTACAATTGATGGTGGAGGCTGGCTGGTTAACTTGTAAGGCTATATAACAGATATTTtatcagaggagaaaacagaatcaagagcTACGAAGTTGTGCAAAAATTATCCATGGATTCTGACTGTCCAAGGAGATAAGGGGACTTTATGAAGATTTGAAGCAGGACCACTGACCCCTTCGGGGATTTTTGtttgagtgattctaatttaggGCTTTGAGCCATTAGCACCACCTAGAAAAACATTCTGTTTGATTAAAGGCTAGCTGTGGagtaaatttctttcttaaaaggcACAGTTGGCACACAGGGTTGAAGATCCCTCTTAGCTTaaagaaagaatggaggaaaACAAATGGTACCTGTCTGAGTCTGTCCAGAAGGTACCGCCTTACTCTGACTGCTTGAAGCAGGCTCTTCCTTGACTGGCGAGTCTACTTCCGCAGCAGCCACCTGGCCCAGGGGCCGGGCTTCAGACTCACACTCTTCCTGGGCCTCTCTCTCATTTGCCTTCATCTTTACTACCTGGGTGGGGGATCTGTTTACATCATCTTCTTCACTGCCTTTGTTCCAGGCCGCAGAAGGTGCACTCTGAGTTGCTGTGTTGGAGACGGTACCGGTGACTTCTGACACTCGAGCGGGAAGGGTCACTGAAATTGGCTCAGATATGTTCAAAGAAGGTGATTTGCTTAATTTCCGTCCAATCTTTGGAGAGAAAGCATAGACGACCTTTTCAGTGAATGAGGATGGCTTAGATGATTTCTCTTCAGTCGGGCTCAAGTCCAGGGTGAAGAATGGACTCAGTTTCTCCTGAAGAGGGGAGACGGGTTCAGAACTTGCAGTGCTTCCGGGAGTCTGAGACTGGCTACCACCCGCTTCTGTATCCTTTTTATTGGTACTCTGTTTATCCTTGGAGTATCCTAATGAATCTAAAAAGGAAGTCCCGCTCTCCATACATTCCGATTCGGCCTTAGGAGGACTGCATTGAAATGACATTGGATCAAAATCTAGGCTGGCTACTCCAATGTCTGGTGGGCTCAGATCAACCTCCTCCGCTGAATGAGGAGACACGAGAGCTGGGATATGCAGCAGCCCTACATCCTCCTCACTTTCGTTGTCATGGGGCAAGTTATCATAGGAATTACAGCGGTTCCCCAGCATTTCTCCATTAAAAGAAGCACTCAGGGCATCACTGCTCGATCTGGGTCTTCTGGGTCGGAACAGCTTGGAATCACCTGGTAAAGTGGATAATGATACCACAGAATGAATGTCACGGGGTAAATACACAATACCATAGTACGTCATCTACCTAGTGCAGCAGTAACTACTGTATAGGGTAAGAAAATGTAATTGTCTTGGGGCACACAGATGGAACTCCCAACGCAAACGGTAAATAACAAGCACAGCTGGTATAAGCAGAGGAAGGATGCAGCATTTGATGGTTTCAACAggaataggaggagttcccgttgtggcgcagtggttaatgaatccgactaggaaccatgaggttgcgggttcgatccctgcccttgctcagtgggttaaggatccggcattgccgcgagctgtggtgtaggtcgcagacgcggctcggaacccgcttagctgtggctctggcgtaggctggtggctagagctctgattagaccccttgcctgggaacctccatatgccaccagagtggccctagaaaaggcaaaaagacaaaaaaataaaataaaataagaataggaaCTTCTAGATTCTATTACTAGTCCAACACGGACTCTTGttgtgactttgggtaagtttttcatttctttctgtcttagtTTATCACTGACCTCACACATGCCTTGTAAGGTAGAACTAATCACTTTAAATAATGCTTTGGATAGTCAACAGAAAAaggggttttgcttttgttttggtaGGGAAAAATCCTTATACCCAAATGTCTACAAAACTGaacttctccaaaaaaaaaaaaaaaagcatttctataaatttagtaaaagatttctttcagatagttaaaaataattttattgtttttctttaacaaGAATAGGCTTTAAGTTTCTCAGGCAGAGGCCTTAAGAGTGGTAGAGTATCATGTGATCTTAGGATTTTGCTAAACACCCCACTGGTAAAAAAGGTCCTCTGTCTCAACATTCTGTTACCAAGACTGAATCCTCACAGTGAAAATGTACTAAGACaatgtcttttgtgtgtgtgtgtgtgtgtctttctgacttttttagggccgcagtcgcggcatgtggaggttcccaggctaggggtctaattggagccatagccaccggcctacgccagagccacagctaagcgggttccgagccgcgtctgcgacctacaccacagctcgcggcaatgccggatcgttaacccactgagcaaggccagggaacgaacctgcaacctcatggttcctagtcggattcgttaaccactgagccgtgttaggaactccaagacagacaATGTCTTAACACAAACACATCTACTATATGTCGTATTTAATGTGTTGATCACTTATAAAATTAACTCcactcaaatattattttctgcttcatACAAGCACCTACCCAGCCCACTGCACTGTTTTTACGAATCATTCTCTTAAACTGCAGTGAAGTGGAAAATCTTGGAAAACCAGTTAAGATGTCATACATCCAGCTGAAGTGAAAGGCAAGGGTTTGTTGAATCCCAAGTGGAGCCATTGGTCAACGAGGACCTGGCAATCAGAAGTTACGTGAGGATGAGAGTGTTGATCAAGGATGATGCTCCAGGAAACTTCAAAAGAGCATTATGTGAATACCAATGGATTAAGAAAAGCTCATGGGAAACTGATGCAGCTCTTAATTATTTTTGCAACAACAGCCTTCTTTACCACCCTGCTATACAAGCCAACCATGACATGGAGGGTGTCCTATTTGCTCTCCATGGTCTTGTCAAAAATGTTCTCTCCCCTTCCAAGTCAACACTGAAGTACTCTTTCACTCATTCTACAAATTAGTACAGAGTTGAAACTATAACACGATTTTGCCAAAGGAAGCTAAAAAACTGATGttcaaaaagttttcattttgttcttcaagatgtgataaaaatcatttatcaCAAACTTTTGGTCCCCATTTTAAGCAGATTCACTTTAAATTGCCTTCTCCTGGTACTAAGTATCCTCAGATGCTGAGGATTGGCCTCTTGTCAATGTTATACATGAAATTGAACATCAGGCTAAATTTGCATGACAAGACTACTGCTCTGAAGATCGAAactgcttaatttttttgttggcCACATtcttggcatacggaagttcctgggccggggactaAACCCCCatcacaacagcaacctgagctactgcagtgacaacaccgaatttTTAACCCACGGTGCCGTAAGAAAACTCCAAAACTGCTTAATGTTATACTTTGTAACAAACGTGCTCTCATtgtgaaatttaaagaaataatgaaaaaaataccattttccacTGGGCATGAGTAAATATAAATGGTTAACATAAAACATGTCACTACTTTCATGTAATCTGAACAGAAATCATGTCAAAAGTGAAGAAATTAAAGACTGGTACCATATTAAAACATCAGTGGACAATTACTAAATAGATACTAGTATTTTTAGGAAATTATAGTCTATAGCCTATTTATTCagtatatacaaaaaaatatactcaattattcttttatgaaatatattcTAGAATAAAACTTATGCTTTAGTCTTACCATCGACTGCATGGAGAGAAGTAAGAGATTCTTCACTTTTAGCTGAACGGAGGGTCCCCTCTGCCCTGCCACCTGAGGAGCAAAACCAAATGGTGTGAAGTTTTATTCATTGTTACACATGCAGTGAAAAGGAAGTGTTTTTCTGTACACACATCTAAACTTCCAGAGTGATTACATTTTTACAAGCACGTTCAATTTTGTATCATATTATATAATGTGCTGCATTGTTCTCAAGCAGTTTCCCATGtgaaaaatctgttttctaaGGGACTATGAACTTGAGAATAgagatgaattttaaaacttccttttatattttctgaagaCCAGATACCCTGAGATGATCTCCTCGTGGATTTAGGTATCCTTCTAAGAAGAAAAGACGGACAAGAGGAGAAGCCATGGGAGGACAGAGGCAGGGACTGGAGTGATGCCACCACAGCCCAAGGATGCCAGGTGGCACCAGAGCAGGAAGACGCAAGGAACCTTCCTTGGATGCTTCAGaaggaatgaggtcctgctgacaccttgatttcagtttTTAGCTCAAACTCCGAAACTGAAGCTTTAAGCCACGTAATTTGTGGTAACCTGTTacggcagccctaggaaacctgCACAGGTCATCTGGTTAATTATTCGTTGGAGCTTATTTGTTCAGTATCTTCATCCTCTTTGAACCTCCTGGCATCGCTGGAGGCTGCTGACACTTTCTATTTAAGGCTCTCCTTGGCGACTGGTGCTCAGCTCTTGGGTCCTCTGTCATGACAGCTCTGCCTTCTCCAGTCTTCACACATTGCTTCTCTCCAGGATTCAGTTCCCACCCCCATCTCTCACTCAATGTGCTCTTCCTTGGCTACAAAACATAGCCCCTAGGGTTTTCATCGTTGGTTTGTGGATAAGTCCCACATCTGTATTTCTAGTTAGATTAAACCCCTTTATTGAATTCCAGACCTGTATTACTAATCACCTCTTGGGCAGGTCCAACTAtgttcaaaataaacaaacatatctTTCTTCTCAAACCCACTATTCCCTACAGAGATACAAGCACTATCATTTCCCTTATCATTTAATCAAAACCTAAAAATTGTCCTTTCTTTCTCATCCTTCCAATCATTTGGTCACCGAGCCCTGTAGACACTGCATCCTAGATACCTCTTGAATCTATTCTGCTCCAGCTTCATCCAGACACTCCTTCTTGTTTCTTGCCTGAATGATACAACTGTCTCCTGATTTACTAGCCAGCTTCACTCCAGTCTTATTCTCTTCCCGTATATTCCCCATGCTGCTGCCAAAGTCATCTTTCCTAAACCCAAACCTGATCATGTTACAAACCGAAGCCATTCATAACCCCCAAGGAATGCAGGACAAAACCCAAACTCTCTGGCAAGGGGCACCTAATGAGCTGTACTTCTTTGGGTACCCCCCTACTCGCCAAGTCCTTCCCCACTCCCTGCTCCACACACCAGCACTCATTCTGCTCCCACTTCCTGAAGTATCTTTCTGGTCCCTTATTAATCAAGTGAATCCCCACTTATCCTTCAAAACCCAAGCCAGAGGTTCTATTTTCTAACCACCAGCTCCCCTCCACACGAGAACTGACAATTCCTGCCACAAATATCTCATATAAACCTCACATAGCTATTTCAACAGCTATGACTCTgcaggaattttattttcttacacatATGATCTCTCAAGTAAGACCAGGAAGGCAAGGCGGTGTCTTAATTTTCTATCTGTAGAAGCTGCTGTCAAAGTATCTAGCATATGCTTAGTATATGACTGCAAACTGGATGATGAATTAAAACTGAATGCTGTATTTCTAACATTACCTGAGAAGTACTACTATCCTTCCTAGATTCAGAACCTGTTAATATCAGTGGATctaaatgatttttgaaatagCAGTACTTTCAACAACACAGTATTATCTGATCCAGTAAGATATTGTCATCAATGAATGATCTAGTAAAAAGGTATCTTCTTTGTTTATAAGAGTTATAAACTCTTTTAGGCATGATGAAACATGATTctgtcactttaaaaaatggagattAATAAGTGTAAGCACCACAgtagttattttttattaccaACAATATACAAACTACCTGAAAAATACATTGTGAATTTTTAAGCACATTCACCCTATATAATACTccatatggtttccaaaagaaatTGGGTACTTCTACACATTTATATATGGTATGTATTTGAGGATAAAGAGTTGGTAGAAGAAGACAATTCCCATGTGACAACCCAGCAGGGACAGAGCCCGTTGGAGCCTGTTACGACAACGTGCAGAACGTGTGTCCAGGGTAGGAGGCGGCTCATCGCGACGAGAAGGGTCATCATGACAGGACACAAACTGCTCCTGAGGCGGCAGAGCGAAGGCAGGAGAGAAGACTCACCTTTCAGGGCCATGGCTTTCATCTCTGAGGGCTCACTCTCATTACGCTGCAGCTTCCGCTTCGAAACAGATGAGGATTTTCCCAAGTTGAAGAAGGAACGCCAGCTGCCCACAGgagattttttcattttattttgaggcCTCCTcctatgagagaaaaaaaaataatctctatcCAGATTTCCCAGGGTCTATCTTTCCCTCCTAAAAAGGAGCAAATGAAGGACAGAACCACACAGCCTGGAGAGCCACCACTGATGCGGTAAATATCCACTGTCCCAAGGCGCACGCCACCCAGTGTGGCTCAACTGTGCAGCGAGAGCAAGAGAGAACACGAAATTAAATGTATGGACTTTGATAACAGGAACTAGTTTCACGAAGATAATTTTTATACAGATTTTCATATTTAGATCTAACGTCGCAATCTGTGAAACAAGTGAGAAAAGGCAAtactaaaacttcaaaaataaaacgGAGTTGAAGAAAATGATTTCAGGCGTGGGTAAAGAGAGttaagccaaaaaagaagaaaagtattaAGAATAATAACTGACATATATTGAATGCCAAGCACTATGCTAACTGTA
This region includes:
- the ARHGAP32 gene encoding LOW QUALITY PROTEIN: rho GTPase-activating protein 32 (The sequence of the model RefSeq protein was modified relative to this genomic sequence to represent the inferred CDS: deleted 1 base in 1 codon), which produces METESESGTSGDDSVFWLDSEVVSQETDSEEGEREGPFRKMKSSVHSEEDDFVPELHRNIHPRERPDWEETLSAMARGADVPEIPGDLSLKTCSSTASMKVKHVKKPTNPGLMGCDNIHRLPFTKGHFPKMAECAHFHYENVEFGSIQLSLSEEQNEVTKNGCESKELVYLVHIACQGKSWIVKRSYEDFRVLDKHLHLCIYDRRFSQLSELPRSDALKDSPESVSQMLMAYLSRLSAIAGNKINCGPALTWMEIDNKGNHLLVHEESSINTPAVGAAHVIKRYTARAPDELTLEVGDIVSVIDMPPKVLSTWWRGKHGFQVGLFPGHCVELINQKVPQSVTNSVPKPVSKKHGKLITFLRTFMKSRPTKQKLKQRGILKERVFGCDLGEHLLNSGFEVPQVLQSCTAFIERYGIVDGIYRLSGVASNIQRLRHEFDSEHVPDLTKEPYVQDIHSVGSLCKLYFRELPNPLLTYQLYEKFSDAVSAATDEERLIKIHDVIQQLPPPHYRTLEFLMRHLSLLADYCSITNMHAKNLAIVWAPNLLRSKQIESACFSGTAAFMEVRIQSVVVEFILNHVDVLFSGKISAVIQEGAASLSRPKSLLVSSPSTKLLTLEEAQARTQAQVNSPIVTENKYIEVGEGPAALQGKFHTIIEFPLERRRPQNKMKKSPVGSWRSFFNLGKSSSVSKRKLQRNESEPSEMKAMALKGGRAEGTLRSAKSEESLTSLHAVDGDSKLFRPRRPRSSSDALSASFNGEMLGNRCNSYDNLPHDNESEEDVGLLHIPALVSPHSAEEVDLSPPDIGVASLDFDPMSFQCSPPKAESECMESGTSFLDSLGYSKDKQSTNKKDTEAGGSQSQTPGSTASSEPVSPLQEKLSPFFTLDLSPTEEKSSKPSSFTEKVVYAFSPKIGRKLSKSPSLNISEPISVTLPARVSEVTGTVSNTATQSAPSAAWNKGSEEDDVNRSPTQVVKMKANEREAQEECESEARPLGQVAAAEVDSPVKEEPASSSQSKAVPSGQTQTGADTHDSPQESVPVSSVSLIPPPPPPKNVARLLALALAESAQQASTQSLKRPGTSQAACTLYGDLAVAAAEDPLPASYSSVTLDKAYFQPERSAEHFHLQNQVSGNCDQPVPETAATGEYAPSSVTDSGEQPHSADLPGSQLHRVYLPGDPEKARVTSVPSADPKPDEHGGFPEDQFAKTGGPTVSFVDQDQPQLHFYSGDQPPYLGASVEKPHRPSELADQSPTTSHLPRDKIYPPSGSPEENTSTAALAYVSTAPAAAEGSSRDASWDVVEQPTAVEFVAATLQRAHRAHRPLPPPPSQRPSEQLAVSGQVQAAASIGLNNPHKVQGVVAAPERPPEPRALGDPAPALVGEGGAAAQCPGPAPALQPALPEKVREGARAPPLHLRAESVPTHSPCGFPMPAPPTRTMESQLTAAAHSSSTDTPCSSGYRPFVPASLASGDDVLPLPLPVPQPKHASQKTAYSTSARPDVTPEPFGPENCLHFSVTPNCQYRPQSVPPHHRKVGQHQAYGSRSEPPASMGPRYNTYVAPGRSVSGHHAKPCSRPEYVSSLSSSVRASCYPEDMPPYPTIRRVQSLHAPPSSMIRSVPISRTEVPPDDEPAYCPRPLYQYKPYQSSQARSDYHVTQLQPYFENGRVHYRYSPYSSSSSSYCSPDGALCDVDAYGTVQLRPLHRLASRDVAFCNPRLQGKSWYSYPGLPPRPRASVTGYFSANDHNVVNMPPVADVKHTYTSWDLEDMEKYRMQSIRRESRARQKVKGPVVSQYDNMSPAVQDDLGGIYVIHLRSKSDPGKTGLLSVAEGKEGRHPAKAVSPEGDDRFYRKHPEPEFDRAHHHGGYGNGPSEKPSLPQKQSSLRNRKLHDMGCSLPQHRVHQEASHRQLCESKNGPPYPQGGGQLDYGPKGIPDASEPVGYHNSGGKYMTSGQESLRLNPKEARLSKEPERPRARQPPAPETHSRDCYKEEEHLAQAVVPPPKPERSHSLKLHHTQSMERDPGVLYQYQTHGKRQSSVTAVPQYDNLEGYHSPPQHQRGGFGAAAAVAVGTYAPSGFPHPQNRTYATALGQGAFLPTELSLQHPETQVHAE